A genomic region of Solanum dulcamara chromosome 2, daSolDulc1.2, whole genome shotgun sequence contains the following coding sequences:
- the LOC129880915 gene encoding protein SRC1-like: MAGILHKIEETLHMGGGNKEGGKKEEHKGVGHKKEEHKEGMVEKIKDQIHGEKSGEHHKKEHKGDGHKKEEHKEGFVEKIKDKIHGEESGEHHKDVKEKKKKKDKKEKKKDGHDSSSSDSD, encoded by the coding sequence ATGGCAGGAATCCTTCACAAGATAGAGGAAACACTCCATATGGGAGGAGGTAACAAGGAAGGAGGCAAAAAGGAGGAACATAAGGGAGTCGGACACAAAAAGGAGGAGCACAAGGAAGGGATGGTTGAGAAGATAAAAGATCAGATCCATGGAGAAAAAAGTGGAGAACATCACAAGAAGGAGCACAAGGGAGACGGGCACAAAAAAGAGGAACACAAGGAAGGGTTTGTTGAGAAGATAAAAGATAAGATCCATGGAGAAGAAAGTGGAGAACATCACAAGGATgtaaaggagaagaagaagaagaaagacaaaaaggagaagaagaaagacGGACATGATAGCAGCAGCAGCGACAGTGATTAG
- the LOC129880916 gene encoding scarecrow-like protein 14 isoform X3, with protein sequence MLMEEDIEEKTYMFQESAALQAAERSFYELIGEKYPSSANQEKPSSLGQNERYAMDLSSFHYSGNGGCDGLLCPNLILDLDEDDVSHVPHVPDAIALHSTYRSSHSLSGTFTDVPVDSPVSTLRIPDIFSDGESVMQFKKGVEEASKFLPTGNSLLADVRYNVVEKELQYDERKDAVVKVEKYGETQSPERSRGKKNTLHEDIVTSTEGRNNKQSAAFSESTVRSEMFDRVLLCSAEKKESALRKTLQARNASENGPSKGSNGKKLQGKKKGVKRDVVDLGTLLTLCAQAVAVGNQWTANELLKQIRQSSSPMGDGMQRLAHYFADGLEARIAGSGTHIYKALITRPVSATDVLKAYHLLLAACPFRTMSSFFSNKTIMNLAEKASTVHIIDIGIMWGFQWPGLIQLLSSRPGGPPKLRITGIDFPNPGFRPAERVEETGRRLANYAESFKVPFEFNAIAQKWETVKLEDLKINKGEVIVVNCLFRFRNLLDETVVVNSPRDVFLDLIRRLNPDVFIQGTVNGGYNVPFFISRFREALFHYSSLFDMLETIIPREVHERMLVEKNILGQEAMNVIACEGAERIERPETYKQWQVRILKAGFRQLPLDEEIMRMITERFKVYDKNFMIDVDSEWLLQGWKGRIGYALSTWKAAY encoded by the coding sequence TAGTAGTTTCCACTATAGTGGAAATGGTGGTTGTGATGGTTTACTCTGCCCAAATTTGATTCTTGATCTCGATGAGGATGATGTGTCACATGTGCCTCATGTTCCCGATGCTATTGCTTTGCATTCAACTTATCGTTCATCCCACAGTTTGTCAGGCACTTTCACGGATGTGCCTGTGGATTCTCCTGTGAGCACACTTAGGATTCCTGACATATTTAGTGACGGAGAGTCTGTTATGCAGTTTAAGAAAGGGGTGGAGGAGGCAAGTAAGTTCCTTCCTACGGGCAATAGCTTGCTTGCTGATGTGAGGTATAATGTAGTGGAAAAGGAGCTGCAGTATGATGAGAGAAAAGATGCAGTAGTAAAGGTTGAGAAGTATGGGGAAACACAATCTCCTGAAAGGTCGAGAGGGAAGAAAAACACCCTTCATGAAGATATAGTAACTTCAACGGAAGGGAGAAATAACAAGCAGTCTGCAGCGTTTTCTGAATCAACTGTTCGATCGGAAATGTTTGATAGGGTGCTGCTATGCAGCGCAGAGAAAAAGGAATCTGCTCTTCGTAAAACCTTGCAGGCTAGAAATGCATCAGAGAATGGCCCTTCAAAGGGATCTAACGGTAAGAAGTTACAAGGAAAGAAAAAAGGGGTTAAAAGAGATGTAGTAGACTTGGGAACACTCCTGACACTTTGTGCACAAGCTGTTGCTGTAGGTAACCAATGGACAGCAAATGAGCTTTTGAAGCAGATCAGGCAAAGTTCTTCTCCTATGGGGGATGGGATGCAGAGGCTGGCCCATTATTTTGCTGATGGTCTTGAGGCACGGATAGCTGGTTCTGGTACTCATATTTATAAAGCCCTTATTACACGGCCTGTATCAGCAACTGACGTTTTGAAAGCGTACCACCTACTTCTTGCTGCCTGCCCGTTCAGGACTATGTCTAGCTTTTTCTCAAATAAGACAATTATGAATCTAGCTGAAAAGGCTTCAACAGTACATATTATAGATATTGGCATTATGTGGGGTTTCCAATGGCCTGGCCTCATACAACTTCTCTCTTCTAGACCAGGTGGACCTCCCAAGCTTCGTATAACTGGGATTGATTTTCCAAATCCCGGTTTCCGACCAGCAGAAAGGGTTGAGGAAACAGGGAGGCGGTTAGCTAATTATGCTGAGAGCTTCAAAGTTCCTTTTGAGTTCAATGCTATAGCGCAAAAGTGGGAAACAGTTAAACTCGAAGATCTTAAGATCAATAAGGGTGAGGTTATTGTGGTAAACTGTCTGTTCCGTTTTAGGAATCTACTTGATGAGACTGTGGTGGTGAATAGTCCAAGAGATGTTTTTCTTGATCTTATCAGGAGGTTGAATCCAGATGTTTTCATTCAGGGGACTGTAAATGGTGGTTATAATGTCCCATTCTTTATCTCACGATTCCGCGAGGCTCTTTTTCACTACTCATCCTTGTTTGATATGCTTGAAACTATAATTCCCCGGGAAGTGCACGAGAGAATGTTGGTTGAAAAGAATATACTTGGTCAGGAGGCAATGAATGTCATCGCGTGCGAAGGTGCTGAGAGAATTGAGAGGCCAGAAACATACAAGCAGTGGCAAGTCAGAATTCTGAAGGCTGGTTTTCGTCAGCTTCCTTTGGATGAGGAGATCATGAGAATGATAACAGAACGATTCAAGGTGTACGACAAGAATTTCATGATTGATGTAGATAGTGAATGGCTATTGCAGGGATGGAAGGGTCGTATCGGATATGCACTTTCCACATGGAAGGCAGCATATTAA